The Callospermophilus lateralis isolate mCalLat2 chromosome 15, mCalLat2.hap1, whole genome shotgun sequence genome window below encodes:
- the Mms19 gene encoding MMS19 nucleotide excision repair protein homolog isoform X2, whose product MAAAAALEAAAPTGALWGLVQDFVMGQQEGPADQVAADVKSGSYTVLQVVEALGSSLESSEPRTRARGIQLLSQVLLQCYSLLLEKEVVHLILFYENRLKDHHLVIPSVLQGLRALSLCVALPPGLAVSVLKAIFQEVHVQSLLQVDRHTVYSIIINFMRTREEELKGLGADFTFGFIQVMDGEKDPRNLLVAFRIVHDLISRDYSLGPFVEELFEVTSCYFPIDFTPPPNDPHGIQREDLILSLRAVLASTPRFAEFLLPLLIEKVDSEILSAKLDSLQTLNACCAVYGQKELKDFLPSLWASIRREVFQTASERVETEGLAALLSLTTCLSCSVLRADAEDLLDSFLSNILQDCRHHLCEPDMKLVWPSAKLLQAAAGASARACDHITSSVLPLLLDQFHKHSQSNQRRTILEMILGFLKLQQKWSYEDKDERPLSGFKDQLCSLVFMALTDPSIQLQLVGIRTLTVLGAQPGLLSSGDLELVVGHLYRLSFLEEDSQSCRLAALEASGALAALYPVAFSSHLIPKLAEELHRGESDLARGDEPTKCSQHLRCLQALSAVSTHPSIVKETLPLLLQHLWQVNKGNVVAGSTEVIAICQSLQQMAEKCQQDPESCWYFHETAVPCLLALTVQASMPEKEPSVLRKVLLEEEVLAAMVSVIGTATTHLSPELAAQSVTRIVPLFLDGNTSFLPENSFPSRFQPFQDGSSGQRRLIALLMAFVCSLPRNVEIPQLNQLMRELLELSCCHGCPFSSTAAAKCFAGLLNKHPAGQQLDEFLQLAVDTVENGLGSKPSRSQAFTLLLWVTKALVLRYHPLSSCLTARLMGLLSDPELGPAAADGFSLLMSDCTDVLTRAGHADVRIMFRQRFFTDNVPALVQGFHAAPQDVKPNYLKGLSHVLNRLPKPVLLPELPTLLSLLLEALSCPDSVVQLSTLSCLQPLLLEAPQVMSLHVETLVTKFLNLSSSPSMAVRIAALQCMHALTHLPTPVLLPYKPQVIRALAKPLDDKKRLVRKEAVSARGEWFLLGSPGS is encoded by the exons ATGTGAAATCTGGCAGCTATACAGTGTTACAAGTGGTGGAAGCCCTTGG GTCCTCTCTAGAGAGTTCAGAACCCCGAACTCGGGCACGAGGGATCCAACTTTTGTCACAGGTGCTACTCCAGTGTTACTCCTTGCTCCTGGAAAAGGAAG TGGTACACCTGATCCTGTTCTATGAGAACCGGCTGAAGGACCATCATCTTGTGATCCCATCTGTCCTGCAGGGTTTGAGGGCACTT aGCCTATGTGTGGCTCTGCCCCCAGGGCTGGCTGTGTCTGTGCTTAAAGCCATCTTCCAGGAAGTACATGTACAG TCCCTGCTCCAGGTAGACCGACATACAGTCTACAGTATCATCATCAATTTCATGCGAACTCGGGAAGAAG AGCTAAAAGGCCTAGGAGCTGACTTCACATTTGGCTTCATCCAGGTGATGGATGGGGAAAAGGATCCTCGTAATCTTCTGGTAGCATTCCGCATTGTCCATGATCTCATCTCCAGGGACTATAGCCTGG GACCCTTTGTGGAGGAGTTATTTGAAGTCACATCCTGTTATTTCCCTATTGATTTTACTCCT CCACCTAATGATCCCCATGGTATCCAGAGAGAAGATCTCATCCTCAGTCTTCGAGCTGTGCTGGCTTCTACACCACGATTTGCAGAG TTCTTACTCCCCCTGCTGATTGAGAAGGTGGATTCTGAAATTCTGAGTGCCAAGCTGGATTCTCTGCAGACTCTG aatgcttgctgtGCTGTATATGGACAGAAAGAACTGAAGGACTTCCTCCCCAGCCTTTGGGCTTCTATCCGTAGAGAG GTGTTCCAGACGGCAAGTGAGCGGGTGGAGACAGAGGGCCTGGCAGCTCTCCTCTCCCTGACGACGTGTTTGTCTTGCTCTGTGCTGAGGGCTGATGCTGAGGACCTCCTCGACTCCTTCCTTAGCAACATTCTACAGG ACTGCAGGCACCATCTGTGTGAACCAGATATGAAACTGGTGTGGCCTAGTGCCAAGCTGTTGCAGGCAGCCGCAGGTGCATCTGCTCGGGCCTGTGACCACATCACCAGCAGCGTGCTGCCTCTACTGTTGGATCAGTTCCACAAGCACAGTCAG AGCAACCAGCGACGGACAATCCTTGAAATGATCCTGGGTTTCTTGAAGCTGCAGCAGAAATGGAGCTATGAGGACAAAG ATGAAAGGCCTCTGAGTGGCTTCAAGGACCAGCTTTGctcactggtgttcatggccttaACAGACCCCAGCATTCAGCTTCAACTTGTTGGCATCCGTACACTCACAGTCTTGGGTGCCCAGCCAG GTCTCCTATCTTCTGGGGACTTGGAGCTGGTGGTGGGTCACCTGTACAGACTGAGCTTCCTGGAGGAGGATTCCCAAAGTTG TAGGTTGGCAGCACTGGAAGCATCAGGAGCCCTAGCTGCTCTCTACCCTGTGGCCTTTAGCAGTCACCTGATACCCAAGCTTGCTGAGGAGCTGCACAGAG GGGAGTCAGATTTGGCTAGAGGGGATGAGCCCACCAAATGTTCCCAGCATTTGCGCTGTCTGCAAGCTTTGTCAGCTGTTTCAACACATCCCAGCATTGTCAAGGAGACGCTGCCTTTGCTGCTGCAGCATCTCTGGCAGGTGAACAAAG GGAATGTGGTTGCAGGATCCACTGAAGTCATTGCTATCTGCCAGAGTCTCCAGCAGATGGCAGAAAAATGCCAGCAGGACCCCGAGAGCTGCTGGTATTTCCATGAAACCGCTGTACCTTGCCTGCTTGCCCTGACTGTGCAGGCTTCCATGCCAG agAAGGAGCCCTCAGTTCTAAGAAAAGTGCTGTTGGAAGAAGAAGTCTTAGCCGCCATGGTGTCTGTCATTGGCACTGCCACCACCCACCTGAGCcctga ATTAGCTGCCCAGAGTGTCACCCGCATTGTGCCCCTCTTCTTGGATGGCAACACCTCCTTTCTGCCTGAAAACAGCTTCCCAAGCAGATTCCAGCCGTTCCAG gATGGCTCCTCAGGGCAGAGACGGCTGATTGCACTGCTGATGGCCTTCGTCTGCTCCCTGCCACGAAAT GTGGAAATCCCTCAGCTGAATCAACTCATGCGGGAGCTTTTGGAGCTGAGCTGCTGCCATGGCTGCCCCTTCTCCTCCACTGCTGCTGCCAAGtgttttgcaggactcctcaacaAACATCCTGCAG GGCAGCAGCTCGATGAATTCCTCCAGCTGGCTGTGGACACAGTGGAAAATGGCCTGGGCTCCAAGCCTTCACGCAGTCAGGCCTTCACACTGCTGCTCTGG GTAACAAAGGCCCTAGTACTCAGATACCATCCTCTCAGTTCCTGCCTTACTGCCCGG CTTATGGGCCTCCTGAGTGACCCAGAATTAGGCCCAGCAGCAGCTGATGGCTTTTCTCTGCTCATGTCTGACTGTACTGATGTGCTGACTCGAGCCGGCCACGCTGATGTGCGGATCATGTTCCGTCAACGTTTCTTCACAGATAATGTTCCTGCTTTGGTCCAAGGCTTCCATGCTGCTCCTCAAG atgtgAAGCCAAACTACCTGAAGGGTCTGTCCCATGTACTCAACAGATTGCCCAAGCCTGTGCTTTTGCCAGAGCTGCCCACA CTTCTTTCCTTGCTGTTGGAGGCCCTATCATGCCCCGACTCTGTGGTCCAGCTGTCTACCCTCAGCTGCCTTCAGCCTCTTCTATTGGAAGCACCCCAAGTCATGAGTCTTCATGTTGAAACCCTGGTCACCAAGTTTCTGAACCTCAGTTCCAGCCCTTCCATG GCTGTCCGGATCGCTGCGCTGCAGTGTATGCATGCTCTCACTCACCTGCCCACTCCTGTG CTGCTACCATATAAACCACAGGTGATCCGGGCATTGGCCAAACCCCTGGATGATAAGAAGAGACTAGTGCGAAAGGAAGCTGTGTCAGCCAGGGGAGAGTG GTTTCTGCTGGGGAGCCCTGGCAGCTGA
- the Mms19 gene encoding MMS19 nucleotide excision repair protein homolog isoform X3, whose translation MAAAAALEAAAPTGALWGLVQDFVMGQQEGPADQVAADVKSGSYTVLQVVEALGSSLESSEPRTRARGIQLLSQVLLQCYSLLLEKEVVHLILFYENRLKDHHLVIPSVLQGLRALSLCVALPPGLAVSVLKAIFQEVHVQSLLQVDRHTVYSIIINFMRTREEELKGLGADFTFGFIQVMDGEKDPRNLLVAFRIVHDLISRDYSLGPFVEELFEVTSCYFPIDFTPPPNDPHGIQREDLILSLRAVLASTPRFAEFLLPLLIEKVDSEILSAKLDSLQTLNACCAVYGQKELKDFLPSLWASIRREVFQTASERVETEGLAALLSLTTCLSCSVLRADAEDLLDSFLSNILQDCRHHLCEPDMKLVWPSAKLLQAAAGASARACDHITSSVLPLLLDQFHKHSQSNQRRTILEMILGFLKLQQKWSYEDKDERPLSGFKDQLCSLVFMALTDPSIQLQLVGIRTLTVLGAQPGLLSSGDLELVVGHLYRLSFLEEDSQSWLAALEASGALAALYPVAFSSHLIPKLAEELHRGESDLARGDEPTKCSQHLRCLQALSAVSTHPSIVKETLPLLLQHLWQVNKGNVVAGSTEVIAICQSLQQMAEKCQQDPESCWYFHETAVPCLLALTVQASMPEKEPSVLRKVLLEEEVLAAMVSVIGTATTHLSPELAAQSVTRIVPLFLDGNTSFLPENSFPSRFQPFQDGSSGQRRLIALLMAFVCSLPRNVEIPQLNQLMRELLELSCCHGCPFSSTAAAKCFAGLLNKHPAGQQLDEFLQLAVDTVENGLGSKPSRSQAFTLLLWVTKALVLRYHPLSSCLTARLMGLLSDPELGPAAADGFSLLMSDCTDVLTRAGHADVRIMFRQRFFTDNVPALVQGFHAAPQDVKPNYLKGLSHVLNRLPKPVLLPELPTLLSLLLEALSCPDSVVQLSTLSCLQPLLLEAPQVMSLHVETLVTKFLNLSSSPSMAVRIAALQCMHALTHLPTPVLLPYKPQVIRALAKPLDDKKRLVRKEAVSARGEWFLLGSPGS comes from the exons ATGTGAAATCTGGCAGCTATACAGTGTTACAAGTGGTGGAAGCCCTTGG GTCCTCTCTAGAGAGTTCAGAACCCCGAACTCGGGCACGAGGGATCCAACTTTTGTCACAGGTGCTACTCCAGTGTTACTCCTTGCTCCTGGAAAAGGAAG TGGTACACCTGATCCTGTTCTATGAGAACCGGCTGAAGGACCATCATCTTGTGATCCCATCTGTCCTGCAGGGTTTGAGGGCACTT aGCCTATGTGTGGCTCTGCCCCCAGGGCTGGCTGTGTCTGTGCTTAAAGCCATCTTCCAGGAAGTACATGTACAG TCCCTGCTCCAGGTAGACCGACATACAGTCTACAGTATCATCATCAATTTCATGCGAACTCGGGAAGAAG AGCTAAAAGGCCTAGGAGCTGACTTCACATTTGGCTTCATCCAGGTGATGGATGGGGAAAAGGATCCTCGTAATCTTCTGGTAGCATTCCGCATTGTCCATGATCTCATCTCCAGGGACTATAGCCTGG GACCCTTTGTGGAGGAGTTATTTGAAGTCACATCCTGTTATTTCCCTATTGATTTTACTCCT CCACCTAATGATCCCCATGGTATCCAGAGAGAAGATCTCATCCTCAGTCTTCGAGCTGTGCTGGCTTCTACACCACGATTTGCAGAG TTCTTACTCCCCCTGCTGATTGAGAAGGTGGATTCTGAAATTCTGAGTGCCAAGCTGGATTCTCTGCAGACTCTG aatgcttgctgtGCTGTATATGGACAGAAAGAACTGAAGGACTTCCTCCCCAGCCTTTGGGCTTCTATCCGTAGAGAG GTGTTCCAGACGGCAAGTGAGCGGGTGGAGACAGAGGGCCTGGCAGCTCTCCTCTCCCTGACGACGTGTTTGTCTTGCTCTGTGCTGAGGGCTGATGCTGAGGACCTCCTCGACTCCTTCCTTAGCAACATTCTACAGG ACTGCAGGCACCATCTGTGTGAACCAGATATGAAACTGGTGTGGCCTAGTGCCAAGCTGTTGCAGGCAGCCGCAGGTGCATCTGCTCGGGCCTGTGACCACATCACCAGCAGCGTGCTGCCTCTACTGTTGGATCAGTTCCACAAGCACAGTCAG AGCAACCAGCGACGGACAATCCTTGAAATGATCCTGGGTTTCTTGAAGCTGCAGCAGAAATGGAGCTATGAGGACAAAG ATGAAAGGCCTCTGAGTGGCTTCAAGGACCAGCTTTGctcactggtgttcatggccttaACAGACCCCAGCATTCAGCTTCAACTTGTTGGCATCCGTACACTCACAGTCTTGGGTGCCCAGCCAG GTCTCCTATCTTCTGGGGACTTGGAGCTGGTGGTGGGTCACCTGTACAGACTGAGCTTCCTGGAGGAGGATTCCCAAAGTTG GTTGGCAGCACTGGAAGCATCAGGAGCCCTAGCTGCTCTCTACCCTGTGGCCTTTAGCAGTCACCTGATACCCAAGCTTGCTGAGGAGCTGCACAGAG GGGAGTCAGATTTGGCTAGAGGGGATGAGCCCACCAAATGTTCCCAGCATTTGCGCTGTCTGCAAGCTTTGTCAGCTGTTTCAACACATCCCAGCATTGTCAAGGAGACGCTGCCTTTGCTGCTGCAGCATCTCTGGCAGGTGAACAAAG GGAATGTGGTTGCAGGATCCACTGAAGTCATTGCTATCTGCCAGAGTCTCCAGCAGATGGCAGAAAAATGCCAGCAGGACCCCGAGAGCTGCTGGTATTTCCATGAAACCGCTGTACCTTGCCTGCTTGCCCTGACTGTGCAGGCTTCCATGCCAG agAAGGAGCCCTCAGTTCTAAGAAAAGTGCTGTTGGAAGAAGAAGTCTTAGCCGCCATGGTGTCTGTCATTGGCACTGCCACCACCCACCTGAGCcctga ATTAGCTGCCCAGAGTGTCACCCGCATTGTGCCCCTCTTCTTGGATGGCAACACCTCCTTTCTGCCTGAAAACAGCTTCCCAAGCAGATTCCAGCCGTTCCAG gATGGCTCCTCAGGGCAGAGACGGCTGATTGCACTGCTGATGGCCTTCGTCTGCTCCCTGCCACGAAAT GTGGAAATCCCTCAGCTGAATCAACTCATGCGGGAGCTTTTGGAGCTGAGCTGCTGCCATGGCTGCCCCTTCTCCTCCACTGCTGCTGCCAAGtgttttgcaggactcctcaacaAACATCCTGCAG GGCAGCAGCTCGATGAATTCCTCCAGCTGGCTGTGGACACAGTGGAAAATGGCCTGGGCTCCAAGCCTTCACGCAGTCAGGCCTTCACACTGCTGCTCTGG GTAACAAAGGCCCTAGTACTCAGATACCATCCTCTCAGTTCCTGCCTTACTGCCCGG CTTATGGGCCTCCTGAGTGACCCAGAATTAGGCCCAGCAGCAGCTGATGGCTTTTCTCTGCTCATGTCTGACTGTACTGATGTGCTGACTCGAGCCGGCCACGCTGATGTGCGGATCATGTTCCGTCAACGTTTCTTCACAGATAATGTTCCTGCTTTGGTCCAAGGCTTCCATGCTGCTCCTCAAG atgtgAAGCCAAACTACCTGAAGGGTCTGTCCCATGTACTCAACAGATTGCCCAAGCCTGTGCTTTTGCCAGAGCTGCCCACA CTTCTTTCCTTGCTGTTGGAGGCCCTATCATGCCCCGACTCTGTGGTCCAGCTGTCTACCCTCAGCTGCCTTCAGCCTCTTCTATTGGAAGCACCCCAAGTCATGAGTCTTCATGTTGAAACCCTGGTCACCAAGTTTCTGAACCTCAGTTCCAGCCCTTCCATG GCTGTCCGGATCGCTGCGCTGCAGTGTATGCATGCTCTCACTCACCTGCCCACTCCTGTG CTGCTACCATATAAACCACAGGTGATCCGGGCATTGGCCAAACCCCTGGATGATAAGAAGAGACTAGTGCGAAAGGAAGCTGTGTCAGCCAGGGGAGAGTG GTTTCTGCTGGGGAGCCCTGGCAGCTGA
- the Mms19 gene encoding MMS19 nucleotide excision repair protein homolog isoform X1, producing MAAAAALEAAAPTGALWGLVQDFVMGQQEGPADQVAADVKSGSYTVLQVVEALGSSLESSEPRTRARGIQLLSQVLLQCYSLLLEKEVVHLILFYENRLKDHHLVIPSVLQGLRALSLCVALPPGLAVSVLKAIFQEVHVQSLLQVDRHTVYSIIINFMRTREEELKGLGADFTFGFIQVMDGEKDPRNLLVAFRIVHDLISRDYSLGPFVEELFEVTSCYFPIDFTPPPNDPHGIQREDLILSLRAVLASTPRFAEFLLPLLIEKVDSEILSAKLDSLQTLNACCAVYGQKELKDFLPSLWASIRREVFQTASERVETEGLAALLSLTTCLSCSVLRADAEDLLDSFLSNILQDCRHHLCEPDMKLVWPSAKLLQAAAGASARACDHITSSVLPLLLDQFHKHSQSNQRRTILEMILGFLKLQQKWSYEDKDERPLSGFKDQLCSLVFMALTDPSIQLQLVGIRTLTVLGAQPGLLSSGDLELVVGHLYRLSFLEEDSQSWEGGLCVWLWLLTGWRDVGLLSLFLGIKKPCPTQWCRLAALEASGALAALYPVAFSSHLIPKLAEELHRGESDLARGDEPTKCSQHLRCLQALSAVSTHPSIVKETLPLLLQHLWQVNKGNVVAGSTEVIAICQSLQQMAEKCQQDPESCWYFHETAVPCLLALTVQASMPEKEPSVLRKVLLEEEVLAAMVSVIGTATTHLSPELAAQSVTRIVPLFLDGNTSFLPENSFPSRFQPFQDGSSGQRRLIALLMAFVCSLPRNVEIPQLNQLMRELLELSCCHGCPFSSTAAAKCFAGLLNKHPAGQQLDEFLQLAVDTVENGLGSKPSRSQAFTLLLWVTKALVLRYHPLSSCLTARLMGLLSDPELGPAAADGFSLLMSDCTDVLTRAGHADVRIMFRQRFFTDNVPALVQGFHAAPQDVKPNYLKGLSHVLNRLPKPVLLPELPTLLSLLLEALSCPDSVVQLSTLSCLQPLLLEAPQVMSLHVETLVTKFLNLSSSPSMAVRIAALQCMHALTHLPTPVLLPYKPQVIRALAKPLDDKKRLVRKEAVSARGEWFLLGSPGS from the exons ATGTGAAATCTGGCAGCTATACAGTGTTACAAGTGGTGGAAGCCCTTGG GTCCTCTCTAGAGAGTTCAGAACCCCGAACTCGGGCACGAGGGATCCAACTTTTGTCACAGGTGCTACTCCAGTGTTACTCCTTGCTCCTGGAAAAGGAAG TGGTACACCTGATCCTGTTCTATGAGAACCGGCTGAAGGACCATCATCTTGTGATCCCATCTGTCCTGCAGGGTTTGAGGGCACTT aGCCTATGTGTGGCTCTGCCCCCAGGGCTGGCTGTGTCTGTGCTTAAAGCCATCTTCCAGGAAGTACATGTACAG TCCCTGCTCCAGGTAGACCGACATACAGTCTACAGTATCATCATCAATTTCATGCGAACTCGGGAAGAAG AGCTAAAAGGCCTAGGAGCTGACTTCACATTTGGCTTCATCCAGGTGATGGATGGGGAAAAGGATCCTCGTAATCTTCTGGTAGCATTCCGCATTGTCCATGATCTCATCTCCAGGGACTATAGCCTGG GACCCTTTGTGGAGGAGTTATTTGAAGTCACATCCTGTTATTTCCCTATTGATTTTACTCCT CCACCTAATGATCCCCATGGTATCCAGAGAGAAGATCTCATCCTCAGTCTTCGAGCTGTGCTGGCTTCTACACCACGATTTGCAGAG TTCTTACTCCCCCTGCTGATTGAGAAGGTGGATTCTGAAATTCTGAGTGCCAAGCTGGATTCTCTGCAGACTCTG aatgcttgctgtGCTGTATATGGACAGAAAGAACTGAAGGACTTCCTCCCCAGCCTTTGGGCTTCTATCCGTAGAGAG GTGTTCCAGACGGCAAGTGAGCGGGTGGAGACAGAGGGCCTGGCAGCTCTCCTCTCCCTGACGACGTGTTTGTCTTGCTCTGTGCTGAGGGCTGATGCTGAGGACCTCCTCGACTCCTTCCTTAGCAACATTCTACAGG ACTGCAGGCACCATCTGTGTGAACCAGATATGAAACTGGTGTGGCCTAGTGCCAAGCTGTTGCAGGCAGCCGCAGGTGCATCTGCTCGGGCCTGTGACCACATCACCAGCAGCGTGCTGCCTCTACTGTTGGATCAGTTCCACAAGCACAGTCAG AGCAACCAGCGACGGACAATCCTTGAAATGATCCTGGGTTTCTTGAAGCTGCAGCAGAAATGGAGCTATGAGGACAAAG ATGAAAGGCCTCTGAGTGGCTTCAAGGACCAGCTTTGctcactggtgttcatggccttaACAGACCCCAGCATTCAGCTTCAACTTGTTGGCATCCGTACACTCACAGTCTTGGGTGCCCAGCCAG GTCTCCTATCTTCTGGGGACTTGGAGCTGGTGGTGGGTCACCTGTACAGACTGAGCTTCCTGGAGGAGGATTCCCAAAGTTG GGAAGGTGGGCTCTGTGTTTGGCTCTGGCTGCTAACCGGTTGGAGAGATGTGGGACTGCTCTCTCTTTTCTTGGGCATTAAGAAGCCCTGTCCAACTCAGTGGTGTAG GTTGGCAGCACTGGAAGCATCAGGAGCCCTAGCTGCTCTCTACCCTGTGGCCTTTAGCAGTCACCTGATACCCAAGCTTGCTGAGGAGCTGCACAGAG GGGAGTCAGATTTGGCTAGAGGGGATGAGCCCACCAAATGTTCCCAGCATTTGCGCTGTCTGCAAGCTTTGTCAGCTGTTTCAACACATCCCAGCATTGTCAAGGAGACGCTGCCTTTGCTGCTGCAGCATCTCTGGCAGGTGAACAAAG GGAATGTGGTTGCAGGATCCACTGAAGTCATTGCTATCTGCCAGAGTCTCCAGCAGATGGCAGAAAAATGCCAGCAGGACCCCGAGAGCTGCTGGTATTTCCATGAAACCGCTGTACCTTGCCTGCTTGCCCTGACTGTGCAGGCTTCCATGCCAG agAAGGAGCCCTCAGTTCTAAGAAAAGTGCTGTTGGAAGAAGAAGTCTTAGCCGCCATGGTGTCTGTCATTGGCACTGCCACCACCCACCTGAGCcctga ATTAGCTGCCCAGAGTGTCACCCGCATTGTGCCCCTCTTCTTGGATGGCAACACCTCCTTTCTGCCTGAAAACAGCTTCCCAAGCAGATTCCAGCCGTTCCAG gATGGCTCCTCAGGGCAGAGACGGCTGATTGCACTGCTGATGGCCTTCGTCTGCTCCCTGCCACGAAAT GTGGAAATCCCTCAGCTGAATCAACTCATGCGGGAGCTTTTGGAGCTGAGCTGCTGCCATGGCTGCCCCTTCTCCTCCACTGCTGCTGCCAAGtgttttgcaggactcctcaacaAACATCCTGCAG GGCAGCAGCTCGATGAATTCCTCCAGCTGGCTGTGGACACAGTGGAAAATGGCCTGGGCTCCAAGCCTTCACGCAGTCAGGCCTTCACACTGCTGCTCTGG GTAACAAAGGCCCTAGTACTCAGATACCATCCTCTCAGTTCCTGCCTTACTGCCCGG CTTATGGGCCTCCTGAGTGACCCAGAATTAGGCCCAGCAGCAGCTGATGGCTTTTCTCTGCTCATGTCTGACTGTACTGATGTGCTGACTCGAGCCGGCCACGCTGATGTGCGGATCATGTTCCGTCAACGTTTCTTCACAGATAATGTTCCTGCTTTGGTCCAAGGCTTCCATGCTGCTCCTCAAG atgtgAAGCCAAACTACCTGAAGGGTCTGTCCCATGTACTCAACAGATTGCCCAAGCCTGTGCTTTTGCCAGAGCTGCCCACA CTTCTTTCCTTGCTGTTGGAGGCCCTATCATGCCCCGACTCTGTGGTCCAGCTGTCTACCCTCAGCTGCCTTCAGCCTCTTCTATTGGAAGCACCCCAAGTCATGAGTCTTCATGTTGAAACCCTGGTCACCAAGTTTCTGAACCTCAGTTCCAGCCCTTCCATG GCTGTCCGGATCGCTGCGCTGCAGTGTATGCATGCTCTCACTCACCTGCCCACTCCTGTG CTGCTACCATATAAACCACAGGTGATCCGGGCATTGGCCAAACCCCTGGATGATAAGAAGAGACTAGTGCGAAAGGAAGCTGTGTCAGCCAGGGGAGAGTG GTTTCTGCTGGGGAGCCCTGGCAGCTGA